From the Accumulibacter sp. genome, one window contains:
- a CDS encoding amino acid ABC transporter substrate-binding protein: MKLAVHCAALLALMLAILPRVESAEVLNGVKSRGQLRCGVSEDIPGFAERDGSGYWRGLEADFCRAVAAAVLNDPEKVEFVPLQTTARFPALQTRRVDLLLANTTWTLTREAVLRVRFPGILLYDGQGFMVAAAAKVAKPADLDGATICVEKGTTHQRTLEAYFKANGQSVRPLPMASAQKAAAALFAGQCQAYTADSGELAAMRLRAPGGSGSFVILPERISREPISPVVWGGDPEWATVIRWILNMLILGEEYGVTRDRVDEEVKGNRNPLLRQDPYEGKIIAQALGIEPQWGIRALRAVGNYGEVYERNIGRDGPLKIERGLNRLWLHGGLHYSPAIE; encoded by the coding sequence ATGAAACTGGCTGTCCACTGTGCCGCCCTGTTGGCCCTGATGTTGGCGATCTTGCCGCGGGTCGAGTCTGCCGAGGTCCTCAATGGGGTGAAATCGCGTGGGCAACTGCGCTGCGGGGTGAGTGAAGACATTCCCGGCTTCGCCGAGCGCGATGGCAGTGGCTACTGGCGCGGACTCGAAGCCGACTTTTGCCGTGCGGTCGCTGCGGCGGTGCTGAACGACCCGGAAAAGGTGGAGTTCGTGCCACTGCAGACCACCGCCCGATTTCCGGCCCTGCAGACGCGCCGGGTCGACCTGCTGCTCGCCAACACGACGTGGACCCTCACCCGCGAAGCGGTGCTGCGGGTGCGCTTTCCCGGTATCCTCCTTTACGATGGCCAGGGCTTCATGGTCGCCGCCGCGGCCAAGGTGGCAAAGCCCGCCGACCTCGACGGTGCGACCATCTGCGTCGAGAAGGGGACGACGCACCAGCGTACCCTGGAGGCCTACTTCAAGGCGAACGGCCAGTCGGTCAGGCCACTGCCCATGGCCTCGGCGCAGAAGGCGGCGGCAGCCCTGTTCGCCGGCCAATGCCAGGCCTACACCGCGGATTCCGGCGAACTGGCGGCCATGCGTCTGCGTGCGCCGGGTGGTTCGGGGTCCTTCGTCATCCTGCCCGAACGCATTTCCAGGGAACCGATCAGCCCGGTGGTTTGGGGTGGCGATCCGGAGTGGGCGACGGTGATCCGTTGGATTCTGAACATGCTGATCCTCGGGGAGGAATACGGCGTCACCCGTGACCGCGTCGATGAAGAGGTCAAGGGAAACCGGAACCCGCTGCTGCGACAGGACCCGTACGAGGGCAAGATCATCGCACAGGCGCTGGGGATCGAACCGCAGTGGGGGATCCGGGCGCTGCGGGCCGTCGGCAATTACGGCGAGGTCTACGAGCGCAACATCGGGCGCGACGGCCCGCTCAAGATCGAGCGCGGCCTCAACCGGCTGTGGCTGCACGGCGGACTCCACTATTCGCCGGCGATCGAGTGA
- a CDS encoding DUF1049 domain-containing protein yields MRYVYIGLVVVATAIVLLFKVQNLTAVTVSLLGMSVTIPVFLLVIGIYFLGMLTGGSLLALLRGWIRNARGDSA; encoded by the coding sequence ATGCGTTACGTCTACATCGGACTGGTCGTGGTTGCCACCGCCATCGTGCTGCTCTTCAAGGTTCAGAACCTCACCGCAGTCACGGTATCGCTCCTGGGGATGAGCGTGACCATTCCGGTCTTCCTGCTGGTCATCGGCATCTACTTTCTCGGCATGCTGACGGGAGGTTCGCTGCTGGCCCTCCTGCGCGGCTGGATCCGCAACGCCAGAGGCGACTCTGCCTGA
- a CDS encoding SLC13 family permease has translation MTDFQINLTIVVFAAVILCIAFDLLDMVVAALLGVSTLIAFGILDGSDLMPIVHTAGGPLSLLFGGMVVARVIGKTGIFERIGDVFLRASGGSGKRLLLLIVAMVAPICAVLPNATAVILVAPVIVNVCRALKVDFVGPLIITAIVSNAAGMLTLVGDPATFLVGSAIGLSFPDYLRQVSLGGLLAVLAVVPLLPLLLPKVWAARVKLPEARPPVPLKRPGFLILSLLVLVLMVALFMIGEYLPTRIVPPQVAIIGAALALLLVYGVRIEPVGEVIRDVDWKTILFLGAIFTLVQAFIKTELLQGLSTQVYQWFGAELMPVAFVLLAGIGVLSSLLANIPVVAAALVMVTGYLVAAGAAPEIALAPGFANWPPATLPVFVAMMFGGTLGGNATLIGAAANVVAVGICAANGQRVSFAQFLRIGLPIAVLQLAVGALYVWALASILGQ, from the coding sequence ATGACAGACTTCCAGATCAACCTGACGATCGTTGTCTTCGCCGCGGTCATCCTGTGCATCGCCTTCGATCTCCTGGACATGGTGGTCGCCGCACTGCTCGGGGTGAGTACGCTGATCGCGTTCGGCATTCTCGACGGCAGCGACCTGATGCCGATCGTGCACACCGCCGGCGGGCCACTGTCGCTGCTCTTCGGTGGCATGGTCGTGGCGCGGGTGATCGGCAAGACGGGGATCTTCGAGCGGATCGGCGATGTCTTCCTGCGTGCCAGCGGCGGCAGCGGCAAGCGGCTGCTGCTGCTGATCGTCGCCATGGTCGCGCCGATCTGCGCCGTCCTGCCGAACGCCACGGCGGTGATCCTGGTGGCGCCGGTCATCGTCAACGTCTGCCGGGCGCTCAAGGTCGACTTCGTCGGGCCCCTGATCATCACGGCAATCGTCAGCAACGCCGCCGGGATGCTGACGCTGGTTGGTGACCCGGCCACCTTTCTGGTCGGCAGTGCGATCGGGCTGTCGTTCCCCGACTATCTGCGGCAGGTCAGCCTGGGCGGCCTGCTCGCCGTGCTCGCGGTGGTGCCGCTGCTGCCGCTGCTGTTGCCGAAGGTGTGGGCGGCACGGGTGAAGCTGCCGGAGGCGCGCCCACCCGTTCCCCTGAAACGCCCCGGTTTCCTGATCCTCTCACTGCTCGTCCTCGTGCTGATGGTGGCCCTGTTCATGATCGGCGAGTACCTGCCGACGCGCATCGTCCCGCCACAGGTCGCGATCATCGGCGCAGCGCTGGCGCTGCTCCTGGTCTACGGCGTGCGCATCGAGCCCGTCGGCGAAGTGATCCGGGACGTGGACTGGAAGACGATCCTGTTTCTCGGCGCCATCTTCACCCTGGTCCAGGCGTTCATCAAGACCGAGTTGCTGCAAGGCCTGTCGACCCAGGTGTACCAGTGGTTTGGTGCCGAACTGATGCCGGTGGCCTTCGTCTTGCTCGCCGGCATCGGGGTGCTGTCGAGCCTGCTGGCCAACATTCCCGTGGTCGCTGCCGCGCTGGTCATGGTCACTGGCTACCTGGTGGCGGCCGGCGCAGCCCCGGAGATCGCGCTGGCTCCGGGCTTTGCCAACTGGCCACCGGCGACGCTGCCGGTATTCGTCGCGATGATGTTCGGTGGCACGCTTGGCGGCAACGCGACGCTGATCGGCGCCGCCGCCAATGTCGTCGCCGTCGGCATCTGCGCGGCAAACGGCCAGCGCGTGAGCTTCGCCCAGTTCCTGCGCATCGGACTGCCCATCGCGGTGCTGCAGCTGGCGGTCGGAGCGCTCTATGTCTGGGCTCTGGCCTCGATTCTGGGTCAGTAG